A window of the Artemia franciscana chromosome 3, ASM3288406v1, whole genome shotgun sequence genome harbors these coding sequences:
- the LOC136025560 gene encoding uncharacterized protein LOC136025560: MKPYIDHFIERRSQTKSETKSELYKLFNNTIFGKSVEQVRKRTSCIVTTDLKTTRRLVGDCNISSFSIVNENLALIFRKKRHALLNKNIAAGAAILSISKKIMAETFWDNLVPYYGGPLSGRIYLAYSDTDSVFIKIFSKDLVGDSTSPTLRPIIDFSNWDPIKYPHLVNSQKKNEFGRLKNELGSDAFIELIAASPKCYCVLTQNEKLKKAAKGTSKHLMKKYLMAERFKEAVFEGRVIRTTTNTIRSLKLKLYTMEVVRTAISGVSDKVYIFDDGITTLPLGHYKIEEMK, from the coding sequence ATGAAACCGTATATTGACCATTTTATTGAAAGAAGATCACAAACAAAATCTGAAACGAAGAGTGAGCTCTATAAGCTATTTAACAACACTATTTTTGGGAAATCTGTAGAGCAAGTACGAAAAAGGACGTCGTGTATAGTTACAACAGATCTGAAAACTACAAGACGTCTGGTTGGAGACTGTAATATATCTTCTTTCTCAATAGTTAATGAGAATCTTGCGCTGATATTCAGAAAAAAGAGACATGCCCTTctgaacaaaaatattgcagCTGGTGCAGCCATCTTATCTATATCCAAGAAAATTATGGCTGAGACATTTTGGGACAATTTAGTTCCATATTATGGTGGGCCTCTTTCTGGTAGAATCTATTTAGCTTACTCAGATACCGACTCAGTCTTTATTAAGATATTTTCAAAGGATTTAGTCGGCGATTCGACATCCCCAACCCTCCGACCTATCATAGACTTTTCCAATTGGGACCCCATCAAATATCCCCATCTGGTAAATAGCCAGAAGAAGAATGAATTTGGCAGACTTAAAAACGAACTAGGAAGTGATGCGTTCATAGAATTAATCGCTGCTTCGCCTAAATGCTATTGTGTTTTAACGCAGAACGAGAAATTAAAGAAGGCTGCCAAAGGAACATCAAAACATCTGATGAAGAAATATCTAATGGCGGAAAGATTTAAAGAGGCTGTTTTTGAAGGAAGGGTCATTAGAACTACAACAAACACCATAAGATCTCTCAAGTTGAAATTATATACAATGGAAGTTGTCCGTACTGCCATCTCTGGTGTTTCGGAcaaagtatatatttttgatGATGGGATCACTACCCTTCCTCTTGGACATtacaaaattgaagaaatgaagTGA